In a genomic window of Mucilaginibacter sp. KACC 22063:
- the kynU gene encoding kynureninase produces the protein MDFSNDLAFAQTLDEADTLKDFRSQFWFPQHNGNDAIYLCGNSLGLQPKQTQEVIAGQLTAWRNYGVEGWFEGEEPWLPYHKKLAPLLGQIVGAKPEEVTVMNSLTVNLHLLMVSFYKPAGKRYKIIMEGGAFPSDQYAVESQVRFHGYDPKDAVIELFPRDGENTLRTEDITSSIDTNAEELALVFFAGINYYTGQLFDLKAITEAGHKAGAYVGFDLAHAAGNVPLQLHNWGADFACWCSYKYMNSGPGGISGVFVHEKHHNDQSLNRLAGWWGYKLDERFKMVPGFKPELGADGWQVSTSPILLMAAHYAALQLFEKAGGIEVLNDKSRKLTAYLEFLINDVNAQIGDELFKIITPTDTAQRGCQLSIICKHSGKAIFDYLVAKGVIGDWREPDVIRVSPVPLYNSFADVYYAAKYLLEAAQQFK, from the coding sequence ATGGATTTTAGCAATGACCTGGCGTTTGCACAAACGCTTGATGAAGCCGATACGCTTAAAGATTTTCGTTCACAATTCTGGTTTCCACAGCATAATGGCAATGACGCCATATACTTGTGTGGCAATTCTTTAGGGTTGCAACCTAAACAAACACAAGAAGTAATAGCAGGCCAGTTAACCGCCTGGAGAAACTACGGGGTAGAGGGTTGGTTTGAAGGGGAAGAACCCTGGTTGCCTTATCATAAAAAGCTGGCACCTCTTCTTGGTCAAATTGTGGGTGCAAAACCCGAAGAGGTTACTGTCATGAATTCGCTAACGGTTAACCTGCACCTGTTAATGGTTAGCTTTTATAAGCCTGCCGGTAAACGATACAAAATCATCATGGAAGGCGGGGCATTCCCGTCTGACCAGTATGCGGTTGAAAGCCAGGTACGATTTCATGGCTACGATCCGAAAGATGCCGTTATTGAACTTTTCCCTCGCGATGGAGAAAATACCTTACGAACAGAAGATATCACCAGCTCTATAGATACCAATGCAGAAGAATTAGCTTTAGTGTTTTTTGCAGGTATAAACTATTACACAGGGCAGTTATTTGATTTGAAAGCCATTACAGAAGCCGGACACAAGGCCGGCGCGTATGTCGGCTTCGATCTTGCGCACGCTGCGGGCAATGTGCCATTGCAGTTGCATAATTGGGGTGCCGATTTTGCCTGCTGGTGTTCTTACAAATACATGAATTCCGGTCCCGGTGGTATAAGTGGAGTATTTGTTCATGAAAAGCACCACAACGATCAAAGCCTTAATAGATTAGCAGGGTGGTGGGGATACAAATTAGACGAACGTTTTAAAATGGTTCCGGGCTTTAAACCTGAATTAGGAGCCGACGGCTGGCAGGTGAGTACAAGCCCCATCCTGTTGATGGCAGCGCATTATGCCGCTTTGCAGCTTTTTGAAAAAGCTGGTGGCATAGAGGTATTAAACGATAAGAGCCGTAAGCTGACTGCTTATCTTGAATTTTTAATAAACGATGTTAATGCTCAGATTGGTGATGAACTATTTAAGATCATTACGCCGACAGATACTGCACAGCGTGGCTGCCAGTTATCTATAATCTGCAAACATAGCGGTAAAGCCATATTTGATTATCTGGTAGCGAAAGGTGTAATTGGCGACTGGCGCGAACCTGATGTTATACGAGTAAGCCCTGTGCCTTTATACAATAGCTTTGCAGACGTTTATTACGCTGCAAAATACTTGCTTGAAGCAGCACAGCAGTTTAAATAA
- a CDS encoding histone deacetylase family protein: MLKIAYDPIYAHPLPEGHRFPMLKYELIPGQLLHEGLITSDNLFSPEPMDEEVILWTHEQSYWEHLRDLTLPAKEQRRIGFPLTARLVEREIRIGQGTIDGCHYAFENGIAFNVAGGTHHAGINWGEGFCLLNDQAMAANYLLHHKMAQSILIVDLDVHQGNGTAQIFEHNPAIFTFSMHGDKNFPFRKEKSSLDIPLPDGTNGDSFLGILYDTLPSLIEKTEPDFIFYLSGVDVLETDKLGKLNLTIEECKMRDRFVLEQCKNYNIPVQVSMGGGYSTNIRDIVEAHCNTYRVAMDLYF, translated from the coding sequence ATGCTTAAAATAGCCTACGATCCTATATATGCACATCCGTTGCCCGAAGGGCACCGTTTCCCGATGTTGAAATATGAGCTGATACCAGGCCAGTTACTGCATGAGGGATTGATCACCAGTGATAACCTGTTCTCTCCGGAACCAATGGATGAAGAGGTTATACTTTGGACACATGAGCAAAGCTATTGGGAACATCTACGTGATCTGACTCTGCCTGCCAAAGAGCAAAGGCGCATAGGGTTTCCATTAACGGCAAGGCTCGTCGAACGTGAGATCAGGATAGGACAGGGCACTATAGACGGATGCCACTATGCTTTCGAAAATGGAATTGCGTTTAATGTAGCTGGTGGAACTCACCATGCTGGCATCAACTGGGGAGAGGGCTTTTGCCTTTTAAACGACCAGGCAATGGCTGCAAATTACCTACTGCACCACAAAATGGCGCAATCCATCTTAATTGTTGACCTCGACGTACACCAGGGAAACGGAACCGCACAAATTTTTGAGCATAATCCGGCAATATTTACTTTCTCAATGCATGGTGATAAGAACTTCCCATTCAGAAAAGAAAAATCGAGCCTTGATATTCCGTTGCCGGATGGTACAAATGGTGATAGCTTTCTTGGCATTTTATATGATACCCTGCCATCATTGATTGAAAAGACGGAGCCCGATTTTATCTTTTATCTTTCCGGGGTAGACGTATTAGAGACAGATAAATTAGGCAAGCTAAACCTCACCATTGAAGAATGCAAAATGCGCGATCGCTTTGTGTTAGAGCAATGCAAAAACTATAATATCCCTGTGCAGGTTAGTATGGGCGGCGGTTATTCAACCAATATCCGCGACATTGTTGAGGCGCACTGTAACACGTATAGAGTTGCTATGGACCTGTACTTTTAA
- a CDS encoding MATE family efflux transporter has product MKQYFSTYKPHYRDNLKLAIPVVISQLGQILVQTSDSIIVGQFAGTIALAAVALVNSLFMIIIVVGMGVAYGLTPLIAQQNGKNDKIECGRLLANSFLINLITGVLLFALIYFAAVPMLDHLDQSPAVVAQAKPFMKLMGISVIPILIFNTFKQFAEGLGFTRQSMSISIWGNVINIIVGIVLVKGMFGIPPMGVRGVGLSTLIDRCLMAIAMSVYVLRSPRFKDYLKGFLWSNIDRSRIRQIIKIGAPVAMQFTFEISAFSGAAIIIGTMGAVPQAAHQIALNMAALTYMVANGVSAAAAIKSGNLFGAKNFIGLRQSAIASYHIALAFMGITAIIFLVFNHWLPWIYTTDKAVIAIAAQLLIVAAVFQLFDGAQVIGLGVLRGMGDVNIPTLITFLAYWVLGIPVGYLLGLHFNMGVMGVWFGLVLGLFTAAVLLYFRFRNISKHHEFHEQVIIARD; this is encoded by the coding sequence ATGAAACAGTATTTTTCTACTTACAAGCCGCATTACCGCGATAACCTTAAACTGGCTATTCCGGTAGTTATTTCGCAGTTGGGGCAAATACTTGTACAAACTTCTGATAGTATTATTGTGGGCCAGTTTGCCGGAACCATAGCCCTTGCCGCTGTGGCATTGGTGAATAGTTTGTTCATGATCATTATTGTGGTGGGTATGGGGGTGGCTTACGGGTTAACACCGCTTATTGCACAGCAAAACGGCAAGAATGATAAAATTGAATGCGGAAGATTATTAGCCAATAGTTTCCTGATCAATCTGATTACAGGCGTCTTGTTATTTGCCTTGATTTATTTTGCAGCAGTGCCCATGCTGGATCACCTGGATCAGTCGCCAGCCGTAGTGGCACAGGCTAAACCATTCATGAAATTGATGGGTATATCTGTAATTCCTATTCTCATCTTCAATACCTTTAAACAATTTGCTGAGGGACTGGGCTTTACCAGGCAATCCATGTCCATATCCATCTGGGGTAACGTCATTAATATCATTGTGGGTATTGTACTGGTTAAGGGTATGTTTGGGATACCACCAATGGGTGTCCGCGGAGTAGGTCTAAGTACACTTATCGACCGTTGCCTGATGGCTATTGCTATGTCGGTCTATGTGTTGCGCTCACCACGTTTTAAAGACTACCTCAAAGGCTTCTTATGGAGCAATATTGATCGATCGCGCATTCGGCAGATCATAAAAATTGGTGCGCCTGTAGCTATGCAGTTCACGTTTGAAATTAGCGCGTTTAGCGGTGCAGCTATCATCATCGGCACGATGGGTGCCGTGCCACAGGCTGCACATCAGATAGCTTTAAATATGGCGGCTTTAACTTATATGGTTGCTAATGGCGTATCTGCTGCTGCGGCAATAAAGTCGGGTAATCTATTTGGCGCAAAAAACTTTATTGGTTTAAGGCAATCTGCCATAGCCAGTTATCATATTGCGCTTGCATTTATGGGTATTACGGCTATCATATTCCTGGTGTTTAACCACTGGTTGCCCTGGATATATACTACAGATAAAGCTGTAATAGCAATTGCAGCACAGTTACTTATTGTTGCAGCAGTGTTTCAGTTATTTGATGGCGCACAGGTAATAGGCTTGGGTGTTTTGCGTGGTATGGGCGATGTAAACATACCTACTTTGATTACATTTTTAGCTTATTGGGTATTAGGCATACCGGTTGGCTACCTGCTTGGGTTGCACTTCAATATGGGTGTGATGGGTGTTTGGTTTGGATTGGTATTGGGCTTGTTCACGGCTGCTGTATTATTATATTTCCGTTTCAGGAATATTAGCAAGCACCATGAATTTCATGAGCAGGTAATCATTGCGCGCGATTAA
- a CDS encoding RNA-binding domain-containing protein has translation MNIRKLIYEGETVTQDFKKTITSCEKIAKTMVSFANNKGGRLLIGILDDGTIKGVKSEDEERYMITKAAHFYARPALEPAFEEVYVDDKLVLVVDIEESDSKPHYALGEDGKWWVYVRVKDKSVLASKIVVDVLKRSGDDSGVLIEYSSKEKALLEYLETNERITVKEYCQLLNMSRRRAQRILVNLVLSGVIRVNTTEKEEFYTSS, from the coding sequence ATGAACATCAGGAAACTGATTTACGAGGGTGAAACTGTAACACAGGATTTTAAAAAAACGATCACCAGCTGCGAAAAAATAGCCAAAACCATGGTGTCCTTTGCTAATAACAAAGGCGGCAGGCTGCTTATTGGCATACTGGATGATGGTACGATAAAAGGCGTTAAGTCGGAAGACGAAGAACGGTATATGATTACCAAAGCCGCACATTTTTATGCAAGGCCTGCACTGGAACCGGCTTTTGAGGAAGTGTATGTGGATGATAAACTTGTATTAGTTGTTGACATTGAAGAAAGCGACAGTAAACCACATTACGCCTTAGGTGAAGACGGCAAATGGTGGGTGTATGTTCGGGTGAAAGATAAAAGCGTTTTAGCCAGCAAAATTGTTGTTGACGTGCTTAAACGCTCAGGCGATGATAGTGGTGTACTGATAGAATATTCATCGAAAGAAAAAGCATTGCTTGAGTACCTGGAAACTAACGAGCGTATTACGGTAAAAGAATACTGCCAGTTGTTGAACATGAGCCGCAGGCGTGCACAGCGCATACTTGTTAATCTGGTTTTATCCGGCGTGATACGCGTAAATACTACCGAGAAAGAAGAGTTTTACACATCAAGCTAA
- a CDS encoding GNAT family N-acetyltransferase yields the protein MPTLPNIHQLLSQGYLISTDKALFDIDEAFDMIANRSYWAIGMPRERFETAVKNSLLFGVYHNGVTVGMARVISDYGTFAYICDVFIDEAHRGRGLSKWLVSEIMSHPDLQGLRRWSLATSTAHGLYSQYGFVPISKPQDWMEIRRPYIQQNEGN from the coding sequence ATGCCAACCTTACCTAATATTCACCAGTTATTATCTCAAGGCTATCTGATCTCTACAGACAAAGCGTTATTTGATATAGATGAAGCTTTTGATATGATAGCCAACCGCTCATACTGGGCAATCGGTATGCCCAGAGAGCGCTTTGAAACCGCTGTAAAAAACTCACTGTTATTTGGGGTTTATCACAATGGCGTTACAGTAGGTATGGCCAGGGTGATATCAGATTATGGTACTTTTGCTTACATCTGCGATGTATTTATTGATGAAGCGCATCGCGGTAGAGGGCTTAGTAAATGGCTTGTAAGTGAGATAATGTCGCATCCTGATTTACAGGGTTTGCGCAGATGGTCTTTAGCTACATCAACAGCACATGGCTTGTACAGCCAATATGGTTTTGTGCCGATCAGCAAACCGCAGGACTGGATGGAGATCAGAAGGCCGTACATACAACAGAACGAAGGGAATTAA
- a CDS encoding DUF4442 domain-containing protein, whose translation MAVKVNKSLLNVNYNRSIFGGTLFAAADPFVPVLFHQIFIKKGYKIAVWSKSAQVQFLKPGHTDMFFEINITNEDILEAEQIINANDGKYAKTFPINIRNKFGEVCVIVGIEVYIRNLNPLLP comes from the coding sequence ATGGCTGTTAAAGTAAATAAGAGTTTATTGAATGTAAATTATAACCGTTCGATATTCGGAGGGACTTTGTTTGCTGCCGCAGATCCTTTTGTACCTGTATTATTTCACCAGATATTTATTAAAAAAGGCTACAAGATTGCTGTGTGGAGTAAATCAGCCCAGGTGCAGTTTTTAAAACCCGGACATACGGATATGTTTTTTGAAATTAACATTACTAACGAAGATATACTGGAAGCCGAGCAGATCATCAACGCCAATGATGGTAAATATGCTAAGACCTTCCCTATCAACATCCGTAATAAATTCGGGGAGGTATGTGTAATAGTTGGTATTGAAGTGTACATTCGTAATTTGAACCCGTTATTACCGTAA
- a CDS encoding glycosyltransferase family 2 protein, with protein MPELSVVITVLNEKDNISPLITAIDNALSAIDYEVVFVDDGSSDGTQQEIIKNANDRIKLVELRKNYGQSTAMTAGIDHTTGDYIALLDGDLQNDPKDIPFMLQKLKDEDWDVVAGNRANRQDGMVLRKIPSKIANALIRRLTGVYIKDYGCTLKIFRREIAESLGLYGELHRFIPVLAKLQGARITQVDVDHHARIHGKSKYGINRTFKVISDLILMVFFRKYIQKPMHLFGSVGFVVFFLGILINAYLLVLKIMGHDIWGKPMLILGLICLLGGVQLITLGILAEINVRTYFESQNKKTYQVRKIYANGETIRPAVISA; from the coding sequence ATGCCCGAATTATCAGTTGTAATAACTGTATTAAACGAAAAGGATAACATTAGTCCGCTTATAACCGCTATAGACAACGCACTTTCTGCAATAGACTATGAAGTAGTTTTTGTTGACGACGGATCAAGCGACGGCACCCAGCAGGAAATTATTAAAAATGCTAACGACCGCATTAAGTTAGTAGAGTTACGTAAAAACTATGGGCAAAGTACCGCCATGACGGCCGGTATTGACCATACTACCGGCGACTATATTGCACTGCTTGACGGCGACCTGCAAAACGACCCTAAGGATATTCCTTTTATGCTGCAAAAGCTAAAAGATGAAGACTGGGACGTAGTAGCCGGAAACCGTGCTAACCGCCAGGATGGTATGGTGCTGCGCAAGATACCAAGCAAAATAGCAAATGCTTTGATTCGCCGTTTAACGGGTGTATATATTAAGGACTATGGCTGTACGCTTAAAATATTCCGCAGGGAAATTGCTGAAAGTTTAGGCTTGTACGGCGAACTGCACCGGTTTATTCCGGTATTGGCAAAACTGCAAGGCGCACGTATTACACAGGTTGACGTTGACCACCATGCCCGTATTCACGGGAAATCTAAATATGGTATTAACCGTACCTTTAAGGTGATCAGTGACCTGATTTTAATGGTATTTTTCCGTAAGTATATTCAAAAGCCGATGCACCTTTTTGGTAGTGTTGGTTTCGTGGTGTTCTTTTTAGGTATACTGATCAATGCTTACCTGTTGGTGCTAAAAATTATGGGTCACGACATATGGGGTAAACCTATGCTTATTTTAGGTTTAATTTGCCTGTTAGGTGGTGTGCAACTCATTACGTTAGGGATACTTGCCGAGATCAATGTTCGCACGTATTTTGAATCGCAAAATAAAAAGACTTACCAGGTGCGTAAGATCTATGCGAACGGAGAAACTATAAGACCTGCTGTGATCAGCGCTTAA
- a CDS encoding SGNH/GDSL hydrolase family protein gives MKKITLLLLLAGLCLKAFTQNIIKANDPHIHYTGRIQQQGDAAILSWSGNSASINFTGSGVKALLKDESGENFLKVIIDGKVLPDITVDSIQKTYTLASGLKKGKHHLELFKRTEWVFGKTWLYQFMLDEGGQFLEADAAKKRKIEFYGNSITCGYAVLDTTGKDRGDSPYEDFWLSYANITARHFNAEYSCIARSGIGVTVSWFPQIMPEMWDKVIGEDTTGKWNFNRFTPDVVVVNLFQNDSWIVKKPQNEEFKKRFGDKPPTEEQLINAYADFIKGIRLKYPNAQIICALGSMDATKAGSPWPGYIDKAVANLHDNKIKSHFFAYKNTSGHPGKAEQKAMADDLIDYINGNIKW, from the coding sequence ATGAAAAAAATCACATTGTTATTACTGCTCGCCGGGCTTTGCTTAAAAGCTTTTACGCAAAACATAATAAAAGCTAATGATCCGCATATCCATTATACGGGCCGCATACAGCAACAGGGTGATGCTGCAATTTTAAGCTGGTCGGGAAACTCGGCGAGTATAAACTTTACGGGGTCCGGCGTAAAAGCTTTATTAAAAGATGAGAGTGGCGAGAACTTTCTTAAAGTAATTATAGATGGTAAAGTATTGCCGGATATTACTGTTGACAGTATCCAGAAAACCTATACGCTGGCTTCAGGCCTAAAGAAAGGCAAACATCACCTGGAATTATTTAAACGCACAGAATGGGTATTTGGCAAAACCTGGCTTTACCAATTTATGCTTGATGAGGGCGGTCAGTTTTTAGAGGCCGATGCTGCTAAGAAACGTAAAATTGAATTTTATGGCAACTCCATTACCTGTGGCTATGCAGTATTAGATACTACCGGTAAAGACAGGGGAGATTCGCCTTATGAAGATTTCTGGCTGAGTTATGCCAACATCACTGCACGCCACTTTAATGCCGAGTACAGTTGTATTGCGCGTAGCGGAATAGGTGTTACCGTTAGCTGGTTTCCTCAAATTATGCCCGAAATGTGGGACAAGGTAATAGGGGAAGACACCACCGGCAAGTGGAATTTTAACCGGTTTACTCCAGATGTAGTTGTTGTCAACTTATTTCAAAACGATTCGTGGATTGTAAAAAAGCCTCAAAACGAAGAATTTAAGAAACGTTTTGGTGATAAGCCTCCAACCGAAGAACAGTTGATCAATGCTTATGCTGATTTTATAAAAGGCATCCGGTTAAAATACCCAAACGCACAGATTATATGCGCTTTAGGCAGCATGGATGCTACTAAGGCCGGTTCGCCTTGGCCGGGCTATATTGATAAAGCGGTTGCCAATCTTCACGACAATAAAATCAAATCACATTTCTTTGCTTATAAAAACACTTCCGGCCACCCAGGTAAAGCCGAGCAGAAAGCAATGGCCGATGACCTGATCGATTACATTAACGGTAATATTAAATGGTAA
- the rpe gene encoding ribulose-phosphate 3-epimerase, translated as MNHLIAPSILAADFGNLQRDIEMLNNSEADWIHVDIMDGMFVPNISFGFPVMKAAAKHATKPLDVHLMIVDPDRYLKQFAEAGAYGITVHYEACTHLHRTVQSIKELGCKPGVALNPHTPVALLEDIIRDIDLVLIMSVNPGFGGQKFIDNTYKKLADLKALAAQRNPALIIEVDGGVDVTNVDKLVNAGATALVAGSSVFSANNPSEAIKSLKNPVKA; from the coding sequence ATGAACCATCTGATTGCTCCGTCTATACTTGCTGCTGATTTTGGCAACCTGCAGCGCGATATCGAAATGCTTAACAACAGCGAAGCAGACTGGATACATGTAGACATTATGGACGGGATGTTTGTGCCTAACATATCTTTTGGTTTCCCGGTGATGAAAGCAGCGGCTAAACATGCCACTAAACCGCTTGATGTACATTTAATGATTGTTGATCCTGACCGCTATCTGAAACAATTTGCAGAGGCAGGGGCTTATGGCATAACTGTACATTATGAAGCATGCACGCATTTGCACCGCACGGTACAAAGCATCAAAGAATTAGGATGTAAACCCGGTGTTGCCTTAAATCCGCATACGCCTGTTGCCCTGCTCGAAGATATTATTAGGGATATTGATCTGGTACTGATCATGTCAGTGAATCCCGGCTTTGGAGGGCAGAAATTTATAGACAATACTTATAAAAAGCTGGCCGACCTTAAAGCACTTGCTGCACAAAGAAACCCAGCGTTAATCATTGAAGTTGACGGGGGAGTAGATGTAACTAATGTTGATAAACTGGTTAATGCAGGTGCCACAGCCCTGGTTGCAGGCAGTTCGGTTTTTTCTGCAAACAACCCTTCTGAGGCTATTAAGAGCCTAAAAAATCCAGTAAAAGCATAG
- the serC gene encoding 3-phosphoserine/phosphohydroxythreonine transaminase — protein sequence MKHNFGAGPGILPHEVMKQAAQAVVDFNGIGLSILEISHRSAEFEAVLDEAVRLVKELLNVPEGYSVLFLQGGASTQFAMVPYNLLPQNGKAAYLESGVWANKALKEAKYFGEVEVVATAKESNFTYIPKDFTIPADAAYFHITSNNTIYGTQLKQFFPSPVPVVCDMSSDIFSRPVNVADFGLIYAGAQKNMGPAGTTLVIVKDDILGKADRKIPAMFNYQTQIEGGSMYNTPPVFAIYVSMLTLRWLKAKGGVAAINEENEAKAAALYEEIDRNPLFKGVCAKEDRSSMNVCFVVENPEHEKAFLKLCDEKEIVGVKGHRSVGGFRASIYNALPITSVHVLIDAMQEFAEKNK from the coding sequence ATGAAACATAATTTTGGTGCCGGACCAGGCATTTTACCACATGAGGTAATGAAGCAAGCTGCACAGGCAGTGGTTGATTTTAACGGAATAGGTTTATCCATTCTTGAGATATCGCACCGCTCGGCAGAGTTTGAGGCAGTACTTGATGAAGCTGTTAGGTTGGTAAAAGAGCTTTTAAACGTTCCGGAAGGTTACTCCGTTCTATTTTTACAGGGTGGGGCAAGCACTCAGTTTGCTATGGTTCCGTACAACCTGTTACCGCAAAATGGCAAAGCTGCATATCTGGAGTCGGGTGTGTGGGCAAATAAAGCATTAAAGGAAGCTAAATATTTTGGTGAGGTTGAAGTTGTTGCTACTGCTAAAGAAAGCAACTTTACTTATATCCCTAAAGATTTTACTATCCCTGCTGATGCTGCTTACTTTCATATTACATCAAACAACACCATTTATGGTACACAGTTGAAGCAGTTCTTCCCTTCGCCGGTACCGGTTGTTTGTGATATGTCTTCAGATATTTTCAGTCGCCCTGTTAACGTTGCCGATTTTGGCTTGATATACGCTGGTGCACAAAAAAATATGGGCCCTGCCGGTACTACTTTAGTAATCGTAAAAGACGATATATTAGGGAAAGCCGACCGCAAGATACCTGCTATGTTTAACTATCAAACACAGATAGAAGGCGGCTCTATGTACAATACCCCACCGGTATTTGCTATCTATGTATCTATGCTTACGCTGCGCTGGTTAAAAGCCAAAGGTGGTGTTGCAGCCATCAACGAAGAGAACGAAGCAAAAGCTGCTGCGTTGTACGAAGAGATTGACCGCAACCCATTATTTAAAGGTGTTTGTGCTAAAGAAGACCGCTCAAGCATGAATGTATGCTTTGTAGTTGAAAATCCAGAGCATGAAAAAGCGTTTTTAAAACTGTGCGATGAAAAAGAAATCGTAGGTGTTAAAGGCCACAGAAGCGTAGGTGGTTTCCGTGCTTCTATCTATAACGCATTGCCAATTACCAGTGTGCATGTGTTAATTGATGCCATGCAGGAATTTGCAGAGAAAAATAAATAG
- a CDS encoding D-2-hydroxyacid dehydrogenase: protein MIKILANDGIDPIGKKLLEEAGFTVDTQTVPQDELSTRLQDYDVITVRSATKVRKALIDAVPNLKAIGRGGVGVDNIDVEYAKEKGIPTYNTPASSSLSVAELVFAHLFTGSRFLQDSNRKMPVEGATKFNDLKKSYAKGVELRGKTIGIIGFGRIGREVAKLALGLGMRVLAYDLYPFTPEIEVTVGLSTVVKVAVETASVETIIAESDFVTLHTPFIDKPLLDAEAFGKMKKGVGVINCSRGGLVDELALIDALNSGQVAFAGLDVFDNEPTPRAEILTHPKISLTPHIGASTNEAQERIGVELATLIINHFKK from the coding sequence ATGATTAAAATATTAGCTAATGACGGTATCGACCCAATTGGTAAAAAACTGCTTGAAGAAGCAGGTTTTACCGTTGATACCCAAACCGTTCCTCAAGATGAATTGTCGACCAGACTACAGGATTATGATGTAATAACTGTGCGTAGTGCAACCAAGGTACGTAAAGCATTAATTGATGCTGTGCCAAACTTAAAAGCAATTGGCCGCGGCGGTGTAGGCGTTGATAATATCGATGTGGAATATGCCAAAGAAAAAGGCATCCCTACCTATAATACACCTGCTTCATCATCATTATCTGTTGCTGAACTTGTTTTCGCGCACCTGTTTACCGGTTCTCGCTTTTTACAAGATAGCAATCGCAAAATGCCGGTTGAGGGAGCCACTAAATTTAACGACCTGAAAAAGTCTTATGCAAAAGGTGTTGAACTGCGGGGTAAAACAATAGGTATTATAGGCTTTGGCCGTATTGGCCGCGAAGTTGCCAAACTTGCTTTAGGTTTGGGCATGCGTGTATTGGCTTATGATCTGTATCCTTTCACTCCGGAAATCGAAGTGACTGTAGGACTTTCTACAGTTGTTAAAGTAGCTGTTGAAACCGCATCTGTAGAAACTATTATAGCCGAAAGCGATTTTGTAACACTGCACACGCCATTTATTGATAAGCCGCTACTTGATGCTGAGGCTTTCGGTAAAATGAAAAAAGGAGTAGGGGTAATTAACTGCTCTCGTGGTGGTTTAGTGGACGAGTTGGCACTTATTGATGCATTAAACAGCGGGCAGGTTGCTTTTGCTGGATTGGATGTTTTTGATAACGAACCAACTCCACGTGCTGAAATTTTAACACATCCTAAAATATCATTAACGCCACACATCGGTGCTTCTACCAACGAAGCACAAGAACGTATTGGCGTTGAACTGGCTACCTTGATTATTAATCATTTTAAGAAATAG